A single Sodalis-like secondary symbiont of Drepanosiphum platanoidis DNA region contains:
- a CDS encoding RlmE family RNA methyltransferase — MKFILKKKNRSESSKRWLKNHINDFYFRKKKIKKLRSRAWFKLEQIQKKDQIIKPNMNIIELGSSPGGWSQYIINKIGKNGLLISSDILPIKPIKKVIFFQGDILKKSFVNFLIKKINNKKINLIVSDMSPNMSGIPEIDVPKSIILANISFNLSKKILFNGGNFLVKILQGSGSEEFIKKIKSFFFKIKIRKPDASSSRSREIYILALGKK, encoded by the coding sequence ATGAAATTTATTCTAAAAAAAAAAAATCGTTCTGAAAGTTCAAAAAGATGGTTAAAAAACCATATTAATGATTTTTATTTTCGTAAAAAAAAAATAAAAAAATTACGTTCAAGAGCATGGTTTAAACTTGAACAAATACAAAAAAAAGATCAAATAATTAAACCTAATATGAATATTATAGAATTAGGTTCTTCTCCAGGTGGATGGTCACAATATATAATAAATAAAATAGGAAAAAATGGATTATTAATATCTTCTGATATTTTACCAATTAAACCTATAAAAAAAGTAATTTTTTTTCAAGGAGATATTTTAAAAAAATCTTTTGTAAATTTTTTGATAAAAAAAATAAATAATAAAAAAATTAATTTAATTGTATCAGATATGTCACCAAATATGAGTGGAATACCTGAAATAGATGTTCCAAAATCAATTATATTAGCAAATATATCTTTTAATTTATCTAAAAAAATTTTATTTAATGGAGGAAATTTTTTAGTTAAAATATTACAAGGAAGTGGTTCTGAAGAATTTATAAAAAAAATAAAATCATTTTTTTTTAAAATAAAAATTCGTAAACCTGATGCATCTTCATCTAGATCTCGTGAAATATATATTTTAGCATTAGGAAAAAAATAA